Proteins encoded by one window of Martelella endophytica:
- a CDS encoding Ldh family oxidoreductase, producing the protein MSGDTATISAEAAFDLGFRLLTAAGYSDDHARAITAIVVKAQGDECHSHGLYRIISCLDLIERGKVDPKATPVLEDRAPAIVRVDARRGISLLGFDAGLPVLEEKAKTAGIAALAINNCFHFSALWPEVEAIAERGLVAIAMTVSHAWVAPAGGSKPVFGTNPFAFGWPRGDKHPFVFDFATSAIARGDIELHRRSNTPLPAGVAIDRDGRPTTDPEAASDGAMLTFGGHKGSALSAMIELLAGPLIGDMTSAQSLAFDEGAKVTPCHGELVIALDPKSFLGAAAAAEITGGEALFDAISGQNARLPSARRYAARRRNQGRDMPVRRAVLDDLHALARRYGVTAG; encoded by the coding sequence ATGTCCGGCGACACTGCCACGATCTCGGCCGAAGCCGCTTTCGACCTCGGGTTCCGACTGCTGACGGCGGCCGGCTACAGCGACGACCATGCCAGGGCCATTACCGCCATCGTGGTCAAGGCCCAGGGCGACGAGTGCCATTCCCACGGGCTCTACAGGATCATTTCCTGCCTGGATCTGATCGAGCGCGGCAAGGTCGATCCGAAGGCGACGCCCGTCCTCGAGGATCGCGCTCCGGCCATCGTGCGGGTCGATGCCCGGCGCGGCATTTCGCTTCTTGGCTTCGATGCCGGCCTGCCGGTGCTCGAGGAAAAGGCGAAAACGGCAGGCATCGCGGCGCTTGCGATCAACAACTGCTTTCACTTCTCGGCGCTGTGGCCCGAGGTGGAAGCCATCGCAGAGCGGGGCCTCGTCGCCATCGCCATGACTGTGAGCCATGCCTGGGTGGCGCCGGCCGGCGGCTCGAAACCAGTCTTCGGCACTAATCCCTTCGCTTTCGGCTGGCCGCGCGGCGACAAGCATCCCTTCGTCTTCGATTTCGCCACATCGGCCATCGCCCGCGGCGATATCGAACTGCACCGGCGTTCCAACACGCCGCTGCCCGCCGGCGTTGCCATCGATCGGGACGGCAGGCCGACGACAGATCCAGAAGCTGCAAGCGATGGCGCGATGCTGACCTTCGGTGGTCACAAGGGCTCGGCGCTTTCCGCAATGATCGAGCTTCTGGCCGGACCGCTGATCGGCGACATGACCAGCGCGCAATCGCTCGCCTTCGATGAGGGTGCCAAGGTCACGCCCTGCCATGGAGAGCTCGTCATCGCCCTCGACCCGAAATCCTTCCTCGGGGCTGCCGCCGCGGCGGAAATTACCGGCGGAGAGGCCCTTTTCGACGCCATTTCCGGCCAGAACGCCCGCCTGCCCTCCGCGCGCCGCTATGCCGCCCGCAGGCGTAACCAGGGCCGCGACATGCCGGTGCGACGCGCCGTTCTCGACGATCTCCACGCCCTCGCCCGCCGCTACGGCGTGACGGCCGGCTGA
- a CDS encoding M24 family metallopeptidase — translation MSNRPAPITTAEREARIARLREGLSGIGADAILLGSTMSLTYFTGITWHPSERLMGALVTRDGLTYIAPGFEVSRLETMPRLDGDIAAWEEHESPTELVGRIVGNDKRLALDAGLPYGIYAALAPVFSPERLVNGGPLIASLRAIKSSAEIALIQYAMDATLEVHKRVHAMIEPGVRASEVISFIKDGHRELRNSGTTFAICSFGTATALPHGVDYDQTYQEGDIILIDTGTIVDGYQSDMTRTYVKAEPEAEFARIWHLERAAQQAIFEAAKPGVAAEELDHVARRLFEAEGLGPDYRLPGLPHRAGHGLGMDTHEEPYIVRGNRAPLLPGMCFSNEPMLVIPGRYGVRLEDIIHMEDDGPAWFTHPGKSPTEPFA, via the coding sequence ATGAGCAACCGCCCCGCCCCCATCACCACCGCCGAACGCGAAGCGCGGATCGCGCGACTGCGCGAAGGGCTTTCCGGCATCGGCGCCGACGCCATTCTGCTCGGCTCGACGATGAGCCTGACCTATTTCACCGGCATCACCTGGCATCCGAGCGAACGCCTCATGGGTGCGCTGGTCACCCGCGACGGCCTGACCTATATCGCCCCCGGCTTTGAGGTCTCTCGGCTGGAAACCATGCCGCGCCTCGACGGCGACATCGCCGCCTGGGAAGAGCATGAGAGCCCGACCGAACTGGTCGGCAGGATTGTCGGCAACGACAAGAGGCTGGCGCTGGACGCCGGCCTGCCCTACGGCATCTACGCCGCGCTGGCGCCGGTCTTTTCGCCGGAGCGTCTGGTGAACGGCGGGCCGCTGATCGCCAGCCTACGCGCCATCAAGTCTTCGGCTGAAATCGCCCTGATCCAGTATGCGATGGATGCGACGCTCGAGGTCCACAAGCGTGTCCACGCCATGATCGAACCCGGCGTGCGCGCCTCGGAGGTGATCAGCTTCATCAAGGACGGACACCGCGAACTGCGGAACTCCGGCACCACCTTTGCCATCTGCTCCTTCGGAACGGCGACCGCACTGCCGCATGGCGTGGACTATGACCAGACCTATCAGGAGGGTGATATTATCCTGATCGATACCGGCACGATCGTCGACGGCTATCAGTCGGACATGACACGCACCTATGTGAAGGCCGAACCGGAAGCCGAGTTCGCCCGCATCTGGCACCTGGAGCGCGCCGCACAGCAGGCAATCTTCGAGGCCGCGAAGCCAGGCGTTGCCGCCGAAGAACTCGACCATGTCGCCCGCCGGCTGTTCGAGGCCGAAGGGCTTGGCCCCGACTACCGCCTGCCGGGCCTGCCGCACCGCGCCGGTCACGGGCTGGGTATGGATACCCACGAAGAGCCCTATATCGTACGTGGCAACCGGGCGCCGCTTCTGCCCGGCATGTGCTTCTCCAATGAACCGATGCTGGTGATCCCCGGCCGCTACGGCGTCCGCCTCGAAGACATCATTCATATGGAAGACGATGGCCCGGCATGGTTCACCCATCCCGGCAAAAGCCCGACAGAGCCATTCGCCTGA
- a CDS encoding NAD(P)/FAD-dependent oxidoreductase: MENRADAVVIGGGIIGSMAALYLLRSGRAVKIIEREHVAAGASAGNAGILAFPEIVPIPAPGVTFKAPGWLMDPLGPLAIRPAYAPKLAPWFWNFTRASTRRYFERSLGVQKALMKLSVEEYEKLRVEPSLSPFIDNTGTLDLYDSATTFKAAAEDWAHKKAAGFEFHRVGRAEIEELQPGLAPEFQHAIYSEAGLQVNDPAAFTQAVAALAEQEGATILKGEATALEAMENGARIRLADGTTIEAATVVVACGAWSKRLAASLGERVLLDTERGYNTTLPAAAFDIRRQLYFNDHSFVVTPLKDRIRVGGAVEFGGLELKPNFKRSDALMKLATRFLPGLKAEGGEQWMGFRPSMPDCLPVIDRSKKAPAVLYAFGHGHLGLTQSAATGRIVAELAGNTPPSTDLANLRFDRF; this comes from the coding sequence ATGGAAAATCGGGCGGATGCTGTCGTCATTGGCGGCGGGATTATCGGCTCAATGGCGGCGCTCTATCTGTTGCGGAGCGGCCGCGCTGTCAAAATCATCGAGCGGGAACACGTCGCCGCTGGCGCGAGCGCCGGCAATGCCGGTATCCTCGCCTTTCCGGAAATCGTGCCGATCCCGGCCCCCGGCGTGACCTTCAAGGCGCCGGGCTGGCTGATGGACCCGCTCGGGCCGCTGGCGATCCGGCCGGCCTATGCGCCGAAGCTCGCGCCCTGGTTCTGGAATTTCACCCGCGCCAGCACCCGCCGCTATTTCGAGCGCAGCCTCGGCGTCCAGAAGGCGCTGATGAAACTCTCCGTCGAAGAATACGAAAAGCTCCGCGTCGAGCCGTCGCTCTCCCCCTTCATCGACAATACCGGCACGCTCGATCTCTACGACAGCGCCACGACCTTCAAGGCTGCGGCGGAAGACTGGGCCCACAAGAAGGCCGCAGGCTTCGAGTTCCACCGCGTCGGCCGGGCCGAGATTGAGGAGCTCCAGCCGGGTCTTGCGCCTGAGTTCCAGCATGCGATCTATTCGGAGGCCGGCCTGCAGGTGAATGATCCCGCGGCCTTCACGCAAGCCGTGGCGGCCCTTGCCGAGCAGGAGGGCGCCACCATCCTGAAAGGCGAGGCAACGGCGCTTGAGGCCATGGAGAACGGTGCCCGCATCCGCCTTGCCGACGGTACCACCATCGAAGCGGCGACAGTTGTCGTTGCCTGCGGCGCATGGTCGAAGCGGCTGGCGGCGAGCCTCGGCGAGCGGGTGCTGCTCGACACCGAGCGCGGCTACAACACCACGCTTCCTGCCGCGGCCTTCGACATCCGGCGTCAGCTCTATTTCAACGATCACTCCTTCGTCGTCACACCATTGAAGGACAGGATCCGTGTCGGCGGCGCCGTCGAGTTCGGCGGGCTGGAGCTGAAACCGAACTTCAAGCGCTCCGATGCGCTGATGAAGCTCGCAACGCGCTTCCTGCCGGGCCTGAAGGCCGAAGGCGGCGAGCAGTGGATGGGCTTCCGCCCGTCCATGCCCGACTGCCTGCCGGTGATCGACCGCTCGAAGAAGGCCCCCGCCGTGCTCTATGCCTTCGGCCACGGCCATCTCGGCCTCACCCAGTCGGCAGCGACCGGCCGGATCGTTGCCGAACTCGCCGGCAACACGCCCCCATCGACGGACCTCGCCAATCTCCGTTTCGACCGTTTCTGA
- a CDS encoding GntR family transcriptional regulator, with product MAANGDKTKTRGSGTQKVYDLLRKEILSMTLPPGSPLDEVRLSERFGMSRTPVREALLRLSGDGLVTTLPNRNTIVSTINFADLPNYFDALTLMYRVTTRNAALHHSEEKMVRVRERQEAFIAAVEAQDAFAMIEANREFHVAIAEVAGNGYYTHFFARLLDEGRRILRLYYSTFDDRLPRQYVEEHELMIAAIAAGDVETADRLAIAHADQIVRQIQEYLARDTSQARALKLG from the coding sequence ATGGCGGCGAACGGAGACAAGACGAAAACCCGTGGATCGGGCACGCAGAAGGTTTATGACCTGCTGCGAAAGGAAATCCTGTCGATGACGCTGCCGCCAGGCAGCCCGCTCGACGAGGTGCGGCTTTCCGAACGCTTCGGCATGTCGCGCACGCCGGTGCGCGAGGCGCTGCTCAGGCTTTCCGGCGACGGTCTCGTGACCACGCTACCGAACCGCAACACCATCGTGTCCACGATCAACTTCGCCGACCTGCCGAACTATTTCGACGCGCTGACGCTGATGTACCGCGTCACCACCCGCAATGCCGCGCTTCATCACAGCGAGGAAAAGATGGTCCGCGTCAGGGAGCGGCAGGAGGCCTTCATTGCCGCCGTCGAGGCGCAGGACGCATTCGCCATGATCGAAGCAAACCGCGAGTTCCACGTCGCCATCGCCGAGGTCGCGGGCAACGGTTATTACACCCATTTCTTCGCCCGGCTCCTCGACGAGGGGCGGCGCATTCTGAGACTCTATTACTCCACCTTCGACGACCGGCTGCCGCGCCAGTATGTCGAGGAACACGAACTTATGATCGCTGCGATCGCTGCGGGCGATGTCGAGACGGCCGACCGCCTCGCGATCGCCCATGCCGACCAGATCGTCCGGCAGATCCAGGAATATCTCGCACGCGACACCAGCCAGGCACGTGCGCTGAAACTCGGCTAA
- a CDS encoding bile acid:sodium symporter family protein: MRRFLPDQFTLLLVATVVLASLLPVTGVAAGWFSVATKCAIALLFFLQGARLSRQVVIGGLLHWRLHLTILATTFGVFPLLGYGIAHLLPFDLPDGMMAGILFIAVLPSTVQSSIAFTSMAGGNVPAAICAATASNIIGMFATPLLIGILLSASGGGFSFDVLFEILLQLLLPFVVGQLLMPWIGDWVRSHKKILSPVDRGSILMVVYLAFSSAVAEGLWHQLSLTDLGELVIINAFMLAVVLTLTMFGSRALGFSRADEIAIVFCGSKKSLASGVPMAGAIFASQGVGAVVLPLMLFHQMQLMICAVIAQHYARTALEPQEA, translated from the coding sequence ATGCGTCGTTTTCTGCCCGATCAGTTCACGCTTCTTCTCGTTGCCACCGTCGTGCTGGCCTCGCTTCTGCCCGTCACCGGCGTTGCGGCCGGCTGGTTTTCGGTCGCCACAAAATGTGCGATTGCGCTGCTGTTCTTCCTGCAGGGTGCCCGGCTTTCGCGGCAGGTGGTGATCGGCGGCCTGTTACACTGGCGCCTGCACCTTACCATCCTGGCGACCACCTTCGGCGTGTTCCCGCTTCTCGGCTACGGCATCGCCCATCTGCTGCCGTTTGACTTGCCTGACGGCATGATGGCCGGCATACTGTTCATCGCGGTGCTGCCATCAACCGTGCAGTCCTCGATCGCCTTCACCTCGATGGCGGGCGGCAACGTGCCGGCGGCGATCTGCGCCGCCACCGCCTCCAACATCATCGGCATGTTCGCCACCCCGCTGCTGATCGGTATCCTGCTTTCTGCGAGCGGCGGTGGGTTCTCCTTCGACGTGCTGTTCGAAATCCTGCTGCAGCTCCTCCTGCCCTTCGTCGTCGGGCAGCTGCTGATGCCGTGGATCGGCGACTGGGTACGCAGCCACAAGAAGATCCTCTCGCCCGTCGATCGCGGTTCGATCCTGATGGTGGTCTATCTCGCCTTTTCGTCCGCCGTCGCAGAGGGGCTTTGGCACCAGCTTTCGCTCACCGATCTCGGTGAACTCGTGATCATCAACGCCTTCATGCTCGCCGTGGTGCTGACTCTGACCATGTTCGGAAGCCGGGCGCTTGGCTTCTCGCGTGCAGATGAAATCGCCATCGTCTTCTGCGGCTCCAAGAAGAGCCTTGCAAGCGGTGTACCGATGGCCGGCGCCATCTTCGCGAGCCAGGGCGTCGGTGCCGTGGTGCTGCCGCTGATGCTTTTCCATCAGATGCAATTGATGATTTGCGCGGTGATCGCGCAACATTATGCCCGAACTGCGCTCGAACCGCAGGAGGCTTGA
- a CDS encoding ABC transporter permease, with the protein MPETETATRLPLLGIFRSRVWRRLRKRKSALVGLGVVLFMLFVAIFAPLLAPYDPTAQSWTAVRQAPSLAHWMGTDEVGRDILSRIIWGTRASLLAGLTSVAIAIAIGVPLGLAAGFLGGVVDGLISRFTDALLACPSLILAIALASFLGPSLTNAMIAIGITATPIFIRLSRGQVLSIKNEEYVEAASVVGNPRWRIAARHILPNILPQLTVQATLTIASAIISEASLSFLGLGLQPPNPSWGSMLNTAQRFISNAPWMAMWPGIAIFATVLAFNLLGDGLRDALDPRAR; encoded by the coding sequence ATCCCTGAAACAGAGACTGCCACGCGCCTGCCGCTCCTCGGCATCTTCCGGAGCCGCGTCTGGCGGCGGTTGCGCAAGCGCAAGAGCGCGCTGGTCGGCCTCGGCGTCGTGCTGTTCATGCTGTTCGTCGCCATCTTCGCGCCGCTGCTCGCGCCCTATGATCCGACGGCGCAGAGCTGGACGGCCGTGCGCCAGGCGCCGTCGCTCGCCCACTGGATGGGCACCGACGAGGTCGGCCGCGACATTCTCTCGCGCATCATCTGGGGCACGCGCGCCTCGCTTCTGGCGGGCCTGACATCGGTCGCGATCGCGATTGCCATCGGCGTGCCGCTCGGCCTTGCCGCCGGGTTTCTCGGTGGGGTCGTCGATGGCCTCATCAGCCGGTTCACCGACGCGCTGCTGGCCTGCCCGTCGCTGATCCTCGCCATCGCGCTCGCCTCCTTCCTCGGGCCGAGCCTGACCAATGCGATGATCGCCATCGGCATCACCGCGACGCCGATCTTCATCCGGCTGTCGCGCGGCCAGGTCCTGTCGATCAAGAACGAGGAATATGTGGAAGCCGCGAGCGTCGTCGGCAATCCGCGCTGGCGCATCGCCGCACGGCACATCCTGCCCAATATCCTGCCGCAGCTCACCGTGCAGGCAACGCTCACCATCGCCTCGGCGATCATCTCCGAAGCGAGCCTTTCCTTCCTCGGTCTTGGTCTGCAGCCACCGAATCCCTCTTGGGGCTCGATGCTGAACACCGCCCAGCGCTTCATTTCCAATGCACCGTGGATGGCCATGTGGCCGGGGATCGCGATCTTCGCCACCGTGCTTGCCTTCAATCTGCTCGGCGACGGCCTGCGCGACGCGCTCGACCCGCGCGCCCGCTGA
- a CDS encoding ABC transporter permease, translating into MTSLLVRRLLQLIPTLIILSMIIFSLQHLLPGDPALMLAGENPTDDMIAAIRAQYHLDQPIPVQYLFWVKGVLSGDLGMSMRHNLPVLDLILLKLPVTLQLAVMGIVVALVLGITGGIISALRPNTAVDYSANVVSLAGISVPNFWLGILLILFFSVKLGWLPASGYVSPFQDLRMNLATTIMPAFVLGTAIAGIIMRHTRSAMLQALESDYVRTARAKGLSEWKVVFKHAMRNALTPIITLGALEFGTLLAGAVLTEQIFTIPGFGKLIVDAVFTRDYPVVQGVVLVTAVFYILLNLLADIGYILVNPRLRG; encoded by the coding sequence ATGACATCGCTTCTTGTCCGTCGCCTTTTGCAGCTCATCCCGACGCTGATCATCCTGTCGATGATCATCTTCTCGCTGCAGCATCTGCTCCCCGGCGACCCGGCGCTGATGCTTGCCGGCGAAAACCCGACCGACGACATGATTGCCGCGATCCGGGCGCAGTATCACCTCGACCAGCCGATCCCAGTGCAATATCTGTTCTGGGTCAAGGGCGTGCTCTCCGGCGATCTCGGCATGTCCATGCGCCATAACCTGCCGGTGCTCGACCTGATCCTGCTGAAGCTGCCGGTGACGCTGCAGCTTGCCGTGATGGGTATCGTCGTGGCACTGGTGCTCGGCATTACCGGTGGCATTATTTCGGCGCTGAGGCCGAATACCGCCGTCGACTATTCGGCCAATGTCGTTTCGCTGGCCGGCATCTCGGTTCCGAACTTCTGGCTGGGTATCCTGCTCATCCTGTTCTTCTCGGTCAAACTCGGCTGGCTGCCTGCGTCGGGTTATGTCAGCCCGTTCCAGGACCTGAGGATGAATCTTGCGACCACGATCATGCCGGCCTTCGTGCTCGGCACCGCGATTGCCGGCATCATCATGCGCCACACCCGCTCCGCCATGTTGCAGGCGCTGGAAAGCGACTATGTGCGCACCGCCCGCGCCAAGGGGCTGAGCGAATGGAAGGTCGTGTTCAAGCACGCGATGCGCAACGCGCTGACGCCGATCATCACGCTCGGCGCGCTCGAATTCGGCACGCTGCTTGCCGGCGCGGTGCTGACCGAGCAGATCTTCACCATCCCCGGCTTCGGCAAGCTGATCGTCGATGCGGTGTTTACCCGCGACTATCCGGTGGTTCAGGGCGTGGTGCTGGTCACGGCCGTCTTCTACATCCTTCTCAACCTTCTGGCGGATATCGGGTACATACTCGTCAATCCGAGACTGCGAGGCTAA
- a CDS encoding ABC transporter ATP-binding protein, giving the protein MTDKPILEVQDLSCHFVVKRDLLGRAKARVQAVDDVSLRLMPGETLAVVGESGCGKSTLGRLMMRLIEPTTGQVFLDGEDITALSHAELRARRRHVQLIFQDPYASLNPRMTIAETIAEPLKLYNILPASKRRARVNELLKLVGLRPEQANRYPNEFSGGQRQRVVIARALASEPKAIVCDEAVSALDVSIQSQILNLLKDLQARLGLAFIFISHDLSVVKHISDRIAVMYLGKLVELGTAEQIFAEPRHPYTRALLSSIPVAAARTVRPPATERLEGDLPSPIAPPSGCRLHTRCPHAREDCKSVPMVLEATEDGHANACPFWRELPLADLGLSGREGRDPRLEALFAAFERFAEQGRATP; this is encoded by the coding sequence TTGACCGACAAACCGATCCTCGAAGTCCAGGACCTCAGCTGTCATTTCGTCGTCAAGCGCGACCTTCTTGGCCGCGCGAAGGCAAGGGTGCAGGCCGTCGATGACGTGTCGCTCAGGCTGATGCCGGGCGAAACGCTCGCCGTCGTCGGTGAGTCCGGTTGCGGCAAGTCGACGCTCGGCCGGCTGATGATGCGGCTGATCGAGCCGACCACCGGCCAGGTTTTCCTCGATGGCGAGGACATTACCGCGCTCAGCCACGCCGAGCTGCGGGCCCGTCGCCGGCATGTCCAGCTGATCTTCCAGGACCCATACGCCTCGCTCAACCCGCGCATGACGATCGCCGAAACGATCGCCGAGCCGCTGAAGCTCTACAACATCCTGCCGGCCTCCAAACGCCGGGCCCGGGTGAATGAATTGCTGAAGCTCGTCGGCCTCCGCCCCGAGCAGGCCAACCGCTATCCGAACGAATTCTCCGGCGGCCAGCGCCAGCGCGTCGTCATTGCCCGCGCACTCGCTTCCGAGCCTAAGGCGATCGTCTGCGACGAGGCAGTCTCCGCACTCGACGTGTCGATCCAGTCGCAGATCCTGAACCTGCTGAAGGACCTGCAGGCGCGGCTCGGTCTTGCCTTCATCTTCATCTCGCATGATCTAAGCGTGGTGAAGCACATCAGCGACCGCATCGCGGTCATGTATCTCGGCAAGCTGGTGGAACTCGGTACGGCGGAGCAGATCTTCGCCGAACCCCGCCACCCTTATACCCGCGCGCTGCTCTCCTCGATCCCGGTTGCCGCCGCCCGCACCGTCAGGCCGCCGGCAACCGAACGGCTCGAGGGCGACCTGCCGAGCCCGATCGCGCCGCCGTCAGGATGCCGGCTCCATACCAGGTGCCCGCATGCCCGCGAAGACTGCAAGTCCGTGCCGATGGTGCTGGAGGCAACGGAGGATGGCCACGCCAATGCCTGCCCGTTCTGGCGCGAACTGCCTCTTGCCGATCTCGGCCTTTCCGGACGCGAGGGCCGCGATCCGCGACTGGAAGCGCTGTTTGCCGCCTTCGAGCGCTTTGCGGAACAAGGGAGGGCCACGCCATGA
- a CDS encoding ABC transporter ATP-binding protein: protein MTVTNNSASALAAGASRDNVLEVDGLSVLFHGDDRTVTAVDGVSFAVKKGRTLAVVGESGSGKSVTSLSILRLLPKHSAEISGHIRFGGRDLLDEPESALRNLRGNRLAMIFQEPMTSLNPSYTVGDQVMEVILRHNDIGKRKAKERAIEMLRLVRIPSPETRFDQYPHNLSGGMRQRVMIAMALACDPELLIADEPTTALDVTVQAQVLELMRELQQKTGTAIILITHDLGVVAESCDDVIVMYAGQVVERATVEQLFAFPQHPYTVGLLGSLPRLDTTRDRLATITGMVPDMSAPPSGCRFAERCPFRMEKCAEAQPLYEVRDGHFSRCWRTPLEELAP, encoded by the coding sequence ATGACAGTCACAAACAACAGCGCATCGGCCCTCGCGGCCGGTGCATCCCGCGACAATGTGCTCGAAGTCGACGGGCTGAGCGTTCTCTTCCACGGAGACGACCGCACGGTGACGGCGGTCGACGGCGTCAGCTTTGCCGTGAAGAAGGGCCGCACGCTGGCCGTCGTCGGCGAATCCGGCAGCGGCAAGAGCGTCACCTCGCTTTCGATCCTGCGCCTTTTGCCGAAGCACAGCGCCGAGATTTCCGGCCATATCCGCTTCGGCGGTCGCGATCTTCTTGATGAACCGGAAAGCGCGCTCCGCAACCTGCGCGGCAACCGGCTGGCGATGATCTTCCAGGAGCCGATGACCTCGCTGAACCCGTCCTACACGGTCGGCGACCAGGTCATGGAAGTCATCCTGCGCCATAACGATATCGGCAAGCGCAAGGCGAAGGAACGCGCGATCGAGATGCTGCGGCTGGTGCGCATCCCCTCGCCCGAGACCCGTTTCGACCAGTATCCCCATAATCTTTCCGGCGGCATGCGCCAGCGGGTGATGATCGCGATGGCACTGGCCTGCGATCCCGAGCTGCTGATCGCCGATGAACCGACCACCGCGCTTGATGTGACCGTGCAAGCGCAGGTGCTGGAACTGATGCGCGAACTGCAGCAGAAAACCGGCACAGCCATCATCCTCATCACCCACGATCTCGGCGTGGTTGCCGAAAGCTGCGACGATGTCATCGTCATGTATGCCGGCCAGGTGGTGGAGCGCGCCACCGTCGAACAGCTCTTTGCCTTTCCGCAACATCCCTACACCGTGGGCCTGCTCGGCTCGCTGCCGCGGCTCGACACCACGCGCGACCGGCTTGCGACCATCACCGGCATGGTCCCGGACATGTCAGCACCGCCATCGGGCTGTCGCTTCGCGGAACGCTGTCCGTTCCGCATGGAAAAATGCGCCGAAGCTCAGCCTCTTTACGAAGTGCGCGACGGCCATTTCAGCCGCTGCTGGCGCACCCCGCTCGAGGAGCTTGCCCCTTGA
- a CDS encoding ABC transporter substrate-binding protein: protein MKTPIHLALLASLAIGAMAASPAAAQSVLNIGLQDDPDTLDPATNWSFVGRHVLQSLCDKIVDIDQNGQIAPKLATSWEWNDDSTQLTLHLRDDAVFHDGTPINAEAIKYNLERDLNMPTSRRKSEISAISSIDVVDDTTVQINLSAPSVPLLAALSDRAGMVISPKAGEELGENFTNAPVCSGPYKFVEHIAQDHITLEKFADYYDADNYHFDELVFRGMPDSNVRLLNLRSGQLDLIERLAATDVEATEADAKFSVLPVVGLGYYGITFDIGGEGANLDAGKKELVRQAFSLAIDRDALNQVVFEGQAATGNQPFPPQSFWYDKDFPVPARDVEAAKAKMAEAGVDSVDLEVLVPTDAERQQVMQLVQAMVGEIGINISIKPTELMTLLDIARQGKFQAHLVGWSGRVDPDLNITPMLSCGAAGNDAHYCNEDMDKLLAEARALKDPDERKAIYSQVISILQEDLPIVYLYHSKWIFAMDSNVEGFKAYPDGIIRLTGVTAE, encoded by the coding sequence ATGAAAACGCCTATTCACCTTGCGCTTCTTGCAAGTCTTGCCATCGGCGCCATGGCCGCGAGCCCGGCCGCTGCCCAATCCGTCCTCAATATCGGCCTGCAGGACGATCCTGACACGCTCGACCCCGCCACCAACTGGAGCTTCGTCGGCCGCCACGTGCTGCAGTCGCTCTGCGACAAGATCGTTGATATCGACCAGAACGGCCAGATCGCGCCGAAGCTGGCGACGAGCTGGGAATGGAACGACGATTCGACCCAGCTGACGCTGCATCTGCGCGACGATGCCGTCTTCCATGACGGCACGCCGATCAATGCCGAGGCGATCAAGTACAATCTCGAGCGCGACCTCAACATGCCGACTTCGCGCCGCAAGTCGGAGATCAGCGCGATCTCGTCGATCGACGTCGTTGACGACACCACCGTCCAGATCAACCTGTCGGCACCTTCGGTTCCGCTGCTTGCGGCCCTTTCCGACCGCGCCGGTATGGTGATCAGCCCGAAGGCCGGTGAAGAACTCGGCGAGAACTTCACCAATGCGCCGGTCTGCTCTGGCCCCTACAAGTTCGTCGAGCATATTGCCCAGGACCACATCACGCTGGAAAAGTTCGCCGACTACTACGATGCCGATAACTATCACTTCGACGAGTTGGTCTTCCGCGGCATGCCGGATTCCAACGTCCGCCTGCTCAACCTGCGTTCCGGCCAGCTTGATCTGATCGAACGACTGGCCGCCACGGATGTGGAAGCCACCGAAGCCGATGCGAAGTTCAGTGTCCTGCCCGTCGTCGGCCTCGGCTACTACGGCATCACCTTCGACATCGGCGGCGAAGGCGCCAACCTCGATGCCGGCAAGAAGGAACTGGTGCGCCAGGCTTTCAGCCTCGCCATTGACCGCGATGCCCTGAACCAGGTCGTCTTCGAAGGCCAGGCCGCGACCGGCAACCAGCCCTTCCCGCCGCAGAGCTTCTGGTACGACAAGGACTTCCCCGTCCCCGCCCGTGACGTCGAGGCTGCCAAGGCCAAGATGGCCGAAGCCGGTGTCGACAGTGTCGATCTCGAAGTTCTGGTGCCGACCGATGCCGAGCGCCAGCAGGTGATGCAGCTCGTCCAGGCCATGGTCGGCGAAATCGGCATCAACATCTCGATCAAGCCGACCGAACTGATGACGCTGCTCGACATCGCCCGCCAGGGCAAGTTCCAGGCGCATCTCGTCGGCTGGAGCGGCCGCGTCGATCCCGATCTCAACATCACCCCGATGCTCTCCTGCGGTGCTGCCGGCAATGACGCCCACTACTGCAACGAGGACATGGACAAGCTTCTCGCCGAAGCCCGGGCTCTGAAGGACCCGGATGAGCGCAAGGCGATCTACAGCCAGGTGATCTCGATCCTTCAGGAAGACCTGCCGATCGTCTATCTCTACCACTCCAAGTGGATCTTCGCGATGGACTCGAATGTCGAAGGCTTCAAGGCCTATCCGGATGGCATCATCCGCCTGACGGGCGTGACCGCCGAGTGA